GCGGGACGGGTCCGGCAAGGCGACGCTGACCCCGGGCGGTGCCGGGGCGCATGGTGTGGCGTTTGAACTGGATGACGCCGATCTGCCATTGCTCGACGTGATAGAGGGCGTGGGGCAGGGTTATGACCGCCGGGTCGTCCCGATCCGCTGCGACGGTGATCAGTCGGGCGCTTTCACCTATATTGCGCCGGAGCGTTTCCGCGATGCCGGATTGCCGCCGTTCGACTGGTATCTGGCGCTGATCGTTGCGGGTGCGCGCGAACATGGCTTGCCTGCGGAATGGATCGCGCGGCTGCGGGCCGTGGCTGTGGTCCCCGATGACATGCAGGACCGGCCCCGCCGGATCGAGGCCGAGGCGCTGCTTGCCGACTGTCCCGCTGACTGGAAAAGCGGCTGATCGGGGTGCTTGCAACCGCCTGCCCGCTGCGCGATATGCTGAGAGACGCG
The genomic region above belongs to Paracoccus sp. SCSIO 75233 and contains:
- a CDS encoding gamma-glutamylcyclotransferase family protein, with the translated sequence MARYFAYGSNMLSSRLRARCASARVVGAAFADGYDVALDKIGRDGSGKATLTPGGAGAHGVAFELDDADLPLLDVIEGVGQGYDRRVVPIRCDGDQSGAFTYIAPERFRDAGLPPFDWYLALIVAGAREHGLPAEWIARLRAVAVVPDDMQDRPRRIEAEALLADCPADWKSG